In the genome of Candidatus Cloacimonadota bacterium, the window CCCAATTGAGGCATTGGAGTTCAAAGCGCATAAACTAACTATCACTTATTTAATATCTTATGAACGGTTTGGACTTCAAGGCCGTGCATAATTACACGCCTGCTTTTGAAGTCCATGAGGCCTATTAAGTTCAATATCAGCAGGAACTTAATTGGCCTCATGAACTCCAATAGCATTGTTCCTATTTATTCATCAAAGCTGCCAAAGCCTCAAATCTACGGCGGAAGTCTTCTTCGTGTTCAGCTTCGGACGCATTGGGATTTAGGGTCATCTGCCAGTATTCGCAAGGTGCTTTCCCGCATTCTCCACAGTGGTCTATATCTTTTTGTTTTACACAATTATAAACCGGGCATACTTCAAGGTTGTAGAATGCCGCCCAAGGAATTTTACCCTCTGATTCTTTACACCCCTTGCATTCCTTTCCATAAGCCGGACAATATGAAGAACATATTACACCGCAAACATTCACTTTCATTTGAAAAATTCTCCTTACATCTTATATTATATATAACTTTCTCAATACCAGTTAATTATGAACATCGAATCGTGTTTTATGGTATGCTATCCATTCGCCATTGCCAATTTCCTAGCGCAGTTCCTGGAATATTCATCCTGCTTTTGGCACCCAATCCCAGAATATCTTGCATGGGATATATCATTCGAGAGCATGCGGATAAGTTTGCGATATCAATCAGTAAACGAGCTATATTAGAATTAGTTACTTCTCTATCGGGAAAAAAACGTCGGCAAAACTCAATCATATTCTCGCGGGATTCAGATTCCTGGGGAAGATTCTCCCACCAACCGCGGGTAGTGTTATTATCGTGTGTGCCGGTGTAAATTATGCGGTCAGCAGGGTAATTCTGCACATTTGGCACACTTTCTTCAAAACAGAATTGCAGTACTATCATTCCAGGTAATGCTAAAGAATCGCGAATTGCACATACATCGTGGTTTAGAATTCCAAGATCTTCTGCTACAAAGTGCTTAAGATCAAATTCTTGTTTTATTGTAGCAAAAAAAGGCTCGGGTAATGCTTTCTTCCATACGCCATGTATAGCGTTTTCGGGCAGAGTGCGATTGGGACATTGCACTTGCCAATAGTTTACATAACCGATGAAGTGATCCAATCGTAATAGGTCGAAATATTTAAGACTTAGTCGAATTCTTTGCATAAATAAGTCGAATTGATTCTCCTGCAATTTATCCCATAAGTAAATAGGGTTTCCCCAAAGCTGACCACCTTCTGCAAAAGCATCGGGGGGTACTCCGGCGACGCTTTTTCGCAAGCCGTTTTCATCGAGGTCAAAAAGATGTTGATTTGCCCATACTTCGGCACTTTCATAACTTAGATATAGCGGCAAATCTCCAAACAGCAATATTCCCTTTTGCTTGAGGTAGTTCTTAAGATCTTGCATTTGTTTATTAAAAACCATTTGCAAAGCAGCGGCATTTTGGACTTTTATCTCGTTTTTACATGCATTATACAATTCTTCGCTATATATGCGATGCTCAGGTGCCCATTTCTGCCACGACACATTCTTATATATATCTGTTAACCATATATAAGTAAGATATGGCTTTAGGTATATAGCCTCATTATCGATATATTCCAATATATTATGCTTTTCTAGATATCGAGGCATTGCCTTTGCGAAGATTAAATTCTTTTCTGTATATACACTCTGATAATCTACAATACTACTACGAGGTAAAGAGTACAATTCAGATTTACTTAACAAACCCTCCATGTATAGTAATTCTGGGCTTATCAGGTAAGGATTTGAAGCATAAGCAGAGATTGGATTATAGGGGGAATTACCAAATCCAGGATAGTTAAGGGGTAAGATTTGCCAGAATTTATGCCCTTCATTACACAGATAATCTGCAAAACGATACGCAGAATTTCCTAGATCGCCAATACCGTAATCTGTACACAAGCTTGAAATATGTAGTAAGATGCCACTTTGTTTCATCTAGTGTTCAAAACTTGAATAATGCATAGTTCTAGCTGCATATTTTTGTCTATGAGATTACTCTTAAGCAGAGAATCTGTTTCTAACAATATGCCAAAAATACATTCTAAGGCTTTTAAGTTATATTTTTTAGCAAACTCCAGATATTCTTTTCGTTGGCTATAAAAAATCTCCGGAATATGTTTTTGCATTATTTCAGCTTCGGAAATGTGTTTTTCACGAAGAAGTTGAATCTTGTAGAGATTACTGAAGAAGCGAAAAAGGCTAAAGAATATTTGTAAGGGCTCTACATCGGATTGAATCATAAGATTGACGCTTTCTAAAGCATTTTTTGATTGGCGGTTTCCTAAGGCTCTGAAGAAATCTATTTGTGTGCCAGCTCTACTGCTATTTAAGCTTGTTAGCAGATCCGCTTCAGTGATATTTTTTCTTTCGCCAATAAGAAGTAATACCTTGTTTAGTTCGTTGGAAGCATTATAATAATCCAGTTCTATTCTATTGGTAAACTCATTTATCGCTGCAGGCGTCATAGTACGCTGTTGCCGTTTGAGTTCAGTCATCAGCCAATTGCGAATTTCACCGGTAAATTTTGGTGGATCGCAGTTTACTTTCTGGCTAGCAGCTATAATTGTTTTCCATGCGTTATATTTAGCATCTGTTTTTTCGGATACTATTACCAGGCTCTGGATATCGGAAGGAGCGTCAAAATATGAGGCAATAATCTCTAACTCTCTTTTTAAGTATTTTTCTGCATTTTTTATTATGACAAGTTTTGCGCTTGAAAAGATTGTAAATGTATCCAGATACTCACTTAATTCACCGGCTTTTACCTCATCGGCATATACAATACTGGTATCTATTTGTTGTTTTTGTTTTAGCCGTGAGCTAATCTGATTGATTACAGAATCTATTAAATAAGCATCGCTACCTACAAGAAGATAGTTATCGCCCAGTTTTACCTTTGAAGCATCGAAGTTTAGAGCACTATTATCTTTGTTTTCCATCATCCAATAAGCAACAGGCTAATGGCAATAGCTCCCACAAGCCATACATAAAAAGCAAAATACTTTAAAGAACCGGATTGGATTAGCCTTATGAGAAAGGCTATAACCATATATCCGCTGATAAAAGCAGCAATAAATCCTGCTATATATATGTGTAATACTGAGGGATTCAAAGACCTTAATTGATTCATTTCTCCAATATTTGCCGCCATAATGGCGGGGATAGAAAGAAGAAAAGAAAAATGTGCAGCATCCTTGCGTTTTACACCACAAAATAATGAAGTAGATATTGTAGTGCCAGAGCGGCTAATGCCCGGTATTATTGCCAAACCTTGAGCCAAACCTATGAACACAGATTTTATAAAACCGGTGTTTGAAGAGGGGATAGACGAATTTTTTACGAAATCTGAGGCGAATATAATAAGTCCGGTAATTAGCAGCATAAACGCTACAAATATCGGGCTCTGATAGGCGGATTTGAGGAGATCTTTAAACACAAGGTAAAATACTCCGGTTGTGAAAGTTGCGATGATTAAATATGCTATTGTAGCACGGTTTTTGCGGTGAGTTTCTCCGTCTAAGCCAGATTTCCAAGAAAAAAGAGAAACAATAAGATCCCATATTTGTCTAATAAAAAAAACCAACACAGCCAATAAAGTGCCAAGGTGTAGAAATATTTCAAAACTGATATCACTACCTGCTTCTATACCTAAAAAGTGCTGCGCCAAAACCAGATGACCAGAAGAACTAACGGGGATAAACTCTGTAAGTCCTTGAATTATGCCCAAAAATACTGCTTGTAAAAAATTCATAATATCTCCGGTATGTTGCGTTCTCCAATTTCTGATAGGGGAATCAAACTAAACCCTGCTTTTTTTAACCGCTGTATAAAGGTTCTTAGATACTCTAGTTTATCCATACTATGGCAATGAGTTATGGCAATTACATGTTGTTGATGCCCAGACAATTCAATAATTCGATTCAATTTTGCCTCCATAGTAGATTGACTAATATTGGGGCTATCCAAAAAGATGTCATTTCGGAAAGCTTTTATATGTTTCTTTTGAGCAGTTTGATAGGCAACCGATACATTGGTAGTACGGCTATCTAAAAAGAGTTTATCATGCTTTTTTAATGTATTCATAACTGCTTGCATTACATCTACATCGCTTGTAGCCAGGCTGCCCATATGGTTATTAATACCAATACATCGGGGCATATCACTAATGAACTGGCTAAGAATTTTATCTATTCGATCTTCGCTATGCTGCACGAGAATAGCGTTTTTACCTGGATTAACTCTTGGGTATCCAATTGGTTCCATGGGCACGTGAATAATGGTGTTTCTTCCTTGTAATGAAGCTCTTTCCATTGTGCTAACGCTATTAGCCTCATTAGGAAATATTGCAAAGCATATTTCCTTATCTAGGCTAAAGAATCCATCAAGTAAGCTTCCACCTATCGCACCAAAGTCGTCCACTACAATGGTTATGGTTTGAGGATTTACTTTACTTTTATAAACTGACGTGTCGTAATACAGATTTAGCTCGTAGGTTTCGTTCAAGTTCTTATGCTTAAAAGAAATGGTTTGTTTGGTTCTACTATCGGATCCTTTTACAAAAGCTGCTCCGGCAAGTTCCATCTCACCTTTATAAATCATGTTTGCGTAAGTAAGATCCATCTTAGACCTGTCGATTGGAATCTGAAATCTTACCAGGGCATCCTTTTTACTGCGGCGCAAAGAGGATTCCGGCACGCCAAGTTTTAATGATGCATTTCTTACCACTAAGTCAAGCTCAGATTCGCCTTTTTTAGGAGTTTCCATTACTGATTTTTTTGTTGGGCTCTCTTTAACTGGAGCTGGTTGGTTATGTTTGCTTTGCTCTATTGTAGAAGAATCTTGCTTCTTGGTGGATGTTTTGGTAGTAGTAGCTTGATCATTGATCTTCGATTTAACTGGTTTTGTGGTTCGCTCTTTAATTTCTTGCACAACCATTTGTTCTAAAACTTTGGGCGCAGGAATAGGCTCTCGAATTAAACCCCACATAATCAGTACGGTTGCTATTCCTGCTAGTAAATATAAACCTAAACGGGGATTTCTTCTTTTATTTATTTTGGTCTTTCGTTTAGTAGAACGTGAAGCTTTAGCTCTAGCCTTGGGCATGTTGCACCTGCTTAAAACTAATGGGATTGATTCTTTCGCTTAGGGCATTACTAAGTAAAATTATGGGATAAAAGATCAAATTTGAGAGCATAAAGGCCGCAAAGAGCATAAATACATTATAAAATACACTTGCCATTCCAGTAACTGGCAAAAGCTCGATATTTAGCTTTAAGCCTGTAATTCCTTGCAAATAAACTAAAGTAGGGCTTAGAAATAGTACAATTACGATAAGGTACAAACGAACTGCTGCCAGCATAAGAATGGT includes:
- a CDS encoding divergent polysaccharide deacetylase family protein — encoded protein: MPKARAKASRSTKRKTKINKRRNPRLGLYLLAGIATVLIMWGLIREPIPAPKVLEQMVVQEIKERTTKPVKSKINDQATTTKTSTKKQDSSTIEQSKHNQPAPVKESPTKKSVMETPKKGESELDLVVRNASLKLGVPESSLRRSKKDALVRFQIPIDRSKMDLTYANMIYKGEMELAGAAFVKGSDSRTKQTISFKHKNLNETYELNLYYDTSVYKSKVNPQTITIVVDDFGAIGGSLLDGFFSLDKEICFAIFPNEANSVSTMERASLQGRNTIIHVPMEPIGYPRVNPGKNAILVQHSEDRIDKILSQFISDMPRCIGINNHMGSLATSDVDVMQAVMNTLKKHDKLFLDSRTTNVSVAYQTAQKKHIKAFRNDIFLDSPNISQSTMEAKLNRIIELSGHQQHVIAITHCHSMDKLEYLRTFIQRLKKAGFSLIPLSEIGERNIPEIL
- the holA gene encoding DNA polymerase III subunit delta; translated protein: MMENKDNSALNFDASKVKLGDNYLLVGSDAYLIDSVINQISSRLKQKQQIDTSIVYADEVKAGELSEYLDTFTIFSSAKLVIIKNAEKYLKRELEIIASYFDAPSDIQSLVIVSEKTDAKYNAWKTIIAASQKVNCDPPKFTGEIRNWLMTELKRQQRTMTPAAINEFTNRIELDYYNASNELNKVLLLIGERKNITEADLLTSLNSSRAGTQIDFFRALGNRQSKNALESVNLMIQSDVEPLQIFFSLFRFFSNLYKIQLLREKHISEAEIMQKHIPEIFYSQRKEYLEFAKKYNLKALECIFGILLETDSLLKSNLIDKNMQLELCIIQVLNTR
- a CDS encoding undecaprenyl-diphosphate phosphatase — translated: MNFLQAVFLGIIQGLTEFIPVSSSGHLVLAQHFLGIEAGSDISFEIFLHLGTLLAVLVFFIRQIWDLIVSLFSWKSGLDGETHRKNRATIAYLIIATFTTGVFYLVFKDLLKSAYQSPIFVAFMLLITGLIIFASDFVKNSSIPSSNTGFIKSVFIGLAQGLAIIPGISRSGTTISTSLFCGVKRKDAAHFSFLLSIPAIMAANIGEMNQLRSLNPSVLHIYIAGFIAAFISGYMVIAFLIRLIQSGSLKYFAFYVWLVGAIAISLLLIG
- the malQ gene encoding 4-alpha-glucanotransferase, yielding MKQSGILLHISSLCTDYGIGDLGNSAYRFADYLCNEGHKFWQILPLNYPGFGNSPYNPISAYASNPYLISPELLYMEGLLSKSELYSLPRSSIVDYQSVYTEKNLIFAKAMPRYLEKHNILEYIDNEAIYLKPYLTYIWLTDIYKNVSWQKWAPEHRIYSEELYNACKNEIKVQNAAALQMVFNKQMQDLKNYLKQKGILLFGDLPLYLSYESAEVWANQHLFDLDENGLRKSVAGVPPDAFAEGGQLWGNPIYLWDKLQENQFDLFMQRIRLSLKYFDLLRLDHFIGYVNYWQVQCPNRTLPENAIHGVWKKALPEPFFATIKQEFDLKHFVAEDLGILNHDVCAIRDSLALPGMIVLQFCFEESVPNVQNYPADRIIYTGTHDNNTTRGWWENLPQESESRENMIEFCRRFFPDREVTNSNIARLLIDIANLSACSRMIYPMQDILGLGAKSRMNIPGTALGNWQWRMDSIP
- a CDS encoding DUF3795 domain-containing protein, whose translation is MKVNVCGVICSSYCPAYGKECKGCKESEGKIPWAAFYNLEVCPVYNCVKQKDIDHCGECGKAPCEYWQMTLNPNASEAEHEEDFRRRFEALAALMNK